The genomic window GACCGAGGAGGACCTCTCATCACCCCTTAGATTCTTCGGGTATCTTCTCTTACGTCAGGAGCTTTTTCCCCTCAGGGCTTCCCAGCTTTTCAATATCTGGACGCCCATATACAGCTGGAAGTCGTCATCCTCAAGAGGTTTTGCATCCGATTCTTCCGGCTTCTTCACTTGCTTGTCAGAAGCACCGTTTTTGTCGGCGTCTTCTTTTCGCTCGATCAGGTCCTTTTCTTTCAACGGGACGATCTTGTCCTTGGACCTTACCATGTTGTTCTCCACAGTGATGTCAGGTGTGACACCTTCCCCCTGAATGGAACGTCCTTTGGGCGTGTAGTACTTGGCTGTAGTGAGCCTCACGGCGGAACCGTCACTCATGGGAAATATGGTCTGCACCGAACCTTTGCCAAAAGACTTGGTACCCACGATTACCGCCCTTTTGTAGTCCTGAAGAGCGCCGGCAACGATCTCCGAAGCGCTCGCGCTTCCTTCATTGACGATCACTACGAGGGGCCCCAGGTAATCGCTGTCTTTCTTCTGGGCGTAAAATTTCGTCTTGCCCAGATCCTGTCTCTTGCTCGCCTCCCTTCCCTCGATGGAGACAATGATGCCATCACTTAAAAATTTGTCGGAGACCTCCACGGCCTGCTCCAGAAGTCCGCCCGGGTCATTCCTCAGGTCGAGGACAAGTCCCTTTAACTCTTTTCCTTTACCGCTCTTCTGCAGCTCCCTGATAGCCGCATCCAGGTCTCTAGAAGTCTTCTCCTGGAACTGGACAATTCTCACGTACCCGTAGTCGTCATCAAGCATCCTGAATTTGACACTTTTCACCTGGACAATATCTCTCACCACGCTGTAATCCTTCATGCCGAGGACCCCGTCCCTCACGATGGTCAAGAGCACCGCCTTGCCTTTTTGGCCGCGGATCATCTTGACCACATCAACAAGGTTCATGTCCTTAGCGGGTTTCCCGTCGATCTTGATGATATGGTCCCCGGCCTTGATCCCCGCTTTAAATGCAGGCGTATCTTCGATAGGCGTAACCACTATGGGGAAACCGTCTTTAATCGATATCTCGATACCTATACCGCCGAACTCCCCCTTAGTGTCGGTTTGCATTTCCTTGTACATGTCGGGTGGCAGAAAAGAAGAATGAGGATCCAGAGACTCAAGCACACCTTTGATGGCGGAATAGATAAGATCCTTGTCCTTGACCTCATCAACATAGTTCTTTTTCAC from Syntrophorhabdaceae bacterium includes these protein-coding regions:
- a CDS encoding S41 family peptidase produces the protein MSRKTKVFLSLFFVTVFIFGFLLGAQGKKAAVSSDDKEIYEYLKTFSDVIDLVKKNYVDEVKDKDLIYSAIKGVLESLDPHSSFLPPDMYKEMQTDTKGEFGGIGIEISIKDGFPIVVTPIEDTPAFKAGIKAGDHIIKIDGKPAKDMNLVDVVKMIRGQKGKAVLLTIVRDGVLGMKDYSVVRDIVQVKSVKFRMLDDDYGYVRIVQFQEKTSRDLDAAIRELQKSGKGKELKGLVLDLRNDPGGLLEQAVEVSDKFLSDGIIVSIEGREASKRQDLGKTKFYAQKKDSDYLGPLVVIVNEGSASASEIVAGALQDYKRAVIVGTKSFGKGSVQTIFPMSDGSAVRLTTAKYYTPKGRSIQGEGVTPDITVENNMVRSKDKIVPLKEKDLIERKEDADKNGASDKQVKKPEESDAKPLEDDDFQLYMGVQILKSWEALRGKSS